The Anomaloglossus baeobatrachus isolate aAnoBae1 chromosome 5, aAnoBae1.hap1, whole genome shotgun sequence genome includes the window ctagggcacgcccacggccccctcctccccacagaacgccggcagccattcctgtcagcacttctaacgctggagaggagagacaacaggctctgggaggctcaggcagggaatctggtgatcacacaaccgctttttagcggttggtaagcagcacctgaggtgctggccccactgagtgccggagtgtacatatatatatatatgtttatatgctatacatttacactgtacggtcgcactgttgatttttggctatataccctcctggattgtactcagaggagacaacagcatgtcgtccgcaaaaagcaagggtgccaaagcacaggcttactttgcaacctgtacttcatgtgcggctatactaccggcaggttccactgaccctcattgtgtgcaatgctcggcccctgtggcacttactcagccggagcctctgctactggtggcccaggtggaaccacctgctaccactgtccaggtgacagggacggagtttgcagtatttgctgacaaactgtctgagagtatggataaatggtctgctaggatacttgaagccttacagtccagaccggtgactcaggccccgggcactgttcaatcattgacctcaggcccccctcaattggagcagcaaagtgctcctggggtgacccatggatcccggggtgaggtctctgacatggaccgcagtcccaggccgcctaagcgggctcgctgggaaattcactcgacttcatcacactattcagggcctcagcaggaggactctctggatgatgaagcggaggtagcagatcaggattctgatcctgagaccgcgcttaacctggatacacctgatggtgacgccatagtgaatgaccttatagcaaccatcaatcaggtgttggatatttctccaccagctcctacaattgaggagtcagcttctcagcaggagaaattccgtttcaggtctcccaagcgtacattgagtatgtttctggatcactctgacttcagagaggcagtccagaaacaccgagcttgtccagataagcgtttttccaagcgccttaaggatacacgttatcccttcccccctgacgttgtcaagggctgggctcagtgtcctaaggtggagcctcctgtctccagactggcggctagatccatagttgcagtggaagatggggcttcactcaaggatgccactgacagacagatggagctatggttgaaatccatctatgaagctatcggcgcgtcttttgctccagcattcgcagccgtctgggcactccaagctatctcagcttgtcatgcgcagattaatgcagtcacacgtacatctgctccgcaagtggtgtccttaacctctcaggcgtcggcgtttgcgtcctacgccattaatgctgtcctggactctacgagccgtacggcggtagcatccgccaattcggtggcagtccgcagggccatgtggctacgtgaatggaaggcagactccgcttccaaaaagttcttaaccggtttgccattttctggcgaccgcctgtttggtgagcgattggatgaaatcattaaacaatccaagagaaaggactcatccttaccccagtccaaaccaaacagacctcaaccacggaaggtacaatcgaggtttcggtcctttcggcccgcgggaaggtctcagttctcctcgtccaaaaggcctcaaaaggatcagaggaactccgattcatggcggtctaagtcacgtcctaaaaagaccgccggaggaaccgctcccaaggcggcctcctcatgactctcggcctcctcacaccgcatcctcggtcggtggcaggctttcccgcttttgcgacgcctggctgccacaggtaaaagaccgatgggtgagagacattctatcccacgggtacaggatagagttcagctctcgtcctccgactcgatttttcagaacatctccgccccccgagagagccgatgctcttcttcaggcggtgtgcactctgaaggcggaaggagtggtgatcactgttcctcttcagcaacagggtcacggtttttactccaacttgtttgtggtaccgaaaaaggacggatccttccgtcctgttctggacctaaaactgctcaacaaacacgtaaaaaccaggcggttccggatggaatcgctccgctccgtcatcgcctcaatgtcccaaggagacttcctggcatcaatcgacatcaaagatgcttatctccacgtaccgattgcaccagagcatcagcgcttcctgcgtttcgccataggagacgaacaccttcagttcgtggcactgcctttcggcctggcgacagccccacgggtcttcaccaaggtcatggcagcagtggtagcagtcctacactctcagggacactcggtgatcccttacttagacgatctgctggtcaaggcaccctctcaagtggcatgccaacacagcctgaacattgctctggagactctccagagtttcgggtggatcatcaattttccaaagtcaaatctgacaccggcccaatcactgacatatcttggcatggtgtttcatactctctcagcgatagtgaagcttccgctggacaaacagcgttcactacagacaggggtgcaatctctccttcaaggtcagtcacaccccctgaggtgcctcatgcacttcctagggaagatggtagcagcaatggaggcagttccttttgcgcagtttcatctgcgtccacttcaatgggacattctccgcaaatgggacgggaagtcgacgtccctcgacaggaacgtctccctttcacgggcagccaaggcttcccttcagtggtggcttctccccaattctctgtcgaaggggaaatccttccttcccccatcatgggctgtggtcacgacggacgcgagcctgtcagggtggggagcggtctttctccaccacagggctcagggaacctggactccgacagagtcctcccttcagatcaatgttctggagataagggcagtgtatcttgccctaaaggcgttccagccgtggctggaaggcaagcagatccgaattcagtcggacaactccacagcggtggcatacatcaaccacctagggggaacacgcagtcggcaagccttccaggaagtccggcggattctgatgtgggtggaagccacgacctccaccatatccgcagttcacatcccgggcgtagaaaactgggaagcagactttctcagtcgccagggcatggacgcaggggaatggtcccttcacccggacgtgtttcaggagatctgttgccgctgggggatgccggacgtcgacctaatggcgtcccggcacaacaacaaggtcccaacattcatggcacggtctcaagatcacagagctctggcggcagacgccttagttcaggattggtcgcagtttcaactcccttatgtgtttcctcctctggcactgttgcccagagtgttacgcaagatcaggtccgactgccgccgcgccatactcgtcgctccagactggctgaggaggtcgtggtacccggatctgtggcatctcacggtgggccaaccgtgggcactaccagaccgaccagacttgctgtctcaagggccgtttttccatctgaattctgcggccctcaacctgactgtgtggccattgagtcctggatcctagcgtcttcagggttatctcaagaggtcattgccactatgagacaggctaggaaaccaacgtccgccaagatctaccacaggacgtggaggatattcctatcttggtgctctgatcagggtttttctccctggccatttgccttgcccacttttctttccttccttcaatccggattgaaaaaagggttgtcgctcggctctcttaagggacaagtctcagcgctctctgtgttttttcagaagcgcctggccagacttccaaaggtacgcacgttcctgcagggggtttgtcacatagtccctccttacaagcggccgttagaaccctgggatctgaacagggtgctgatggctcttcagaaaccacctttcgagccaatgaggaatatttctctctcacgcctttcgcagaaagtggtcttcctggtagcagtcacatcacttcggagagtgtctgagctagcggcgctgtcatgcaaagcccctttcctggtgtttcaccaggacaaggtggttctgcgtccggttccggaatttctccctaaggtggtatccccctttcatctcaatcaggatatctccttaccctctttttgtcctcatccagttcaccagtgtgaaaaggacttgcacttgttagatctggtgagagcactcagactctacatttctcgtacggcgcccctgcgccgctcggatgcactctttgtccttgtcgctggccagcgtaaagggtcacaggcttccaaatcaaccctggctcggtggatcaaggaaccaattctcgaggcttaccgatcttctgggcttccggttccctcagggctgaaagcccattctaccagagccgtgggtgcgtcctgggctttgcggcaccaggctacggctcagcaggtgtgtcaggcggctacctggtcgagcctgcacactttcacgaaacactatcaggtgcatacctatgtttcggcggatgccagcctaggtaggcaagtccttcaggcggcggttgcccacctgtaggaaagggccgttttacggctctattacgaggtattattttacccacccagggactgcttttggacgtcccaattgtctgggtctcccaatggagcgacaaaaaagaagggaattttgtttacttaccgtaaattccttttcttctagctccaattgggagacccagcacccgcccctgttcccttcgggctgttgttctttgtgtacacatgttgttcatgttgaatggtttcagttctccgaaattccttcggattgaatttactttaaaccaatttataacttttcctccttcttgcttttgcaccaaaactgagaagcccgtgatgcacggggggtgtataggcagaaggggaggggctttacacttttaagtgtaatactttgtgtggcctccggaggcagagctatacaccccaattgtctgggtctcccaattggagctagaagaaaaggaatttacggtaagtaaacaaaattcccttcttttgtttaaaaaaagcagatcacagacatggcaccaaactagagtaatttcaaatgtcaactttctggctttaagaaacactaaaaaaaatcatgaaaacatgatgtgctagccagtaactgttaattttcaagaccaaacaggggaaaaaatgatggaatcactcaattatgaggaaaaaattatggaatcacactaacttttcattcccaaaactaacacctgcatcaaataagatctgctcgttagtctgcatctaaaaaggagtgatcacaccttttgaaagctgttgcaccaagttgactgacatgaatcatggctccaacacgagatgtcaattgaaacaaagaagAGGATTATCAAATTAAAtcagtaaatcatcacgcaatgttgcaaaagatattGGTTGTTTTACAGTCAGCTGTGTcttaaatctggaccaaatacaaacaacatgggaaggttgttaaaggcaaacatactggtagaccaaggaagacatcaaagctcaagacaggaaacttaaagcaatgtgtctccaaaacaggaaatgaaacaacaaaacaaatgaggaacgaatgggaggaaactggagtcaatgtctgtgaccgaactgtaagaaagtgcctaaaggaaatgggatttacatacagaaaagctaaaccataaaaagatgactgcctgaagagaagatgtaaatttccacagtcgttgatgatatggggctgcatgtcaggtaaaggcactggggagatggctgtcattactctATGCCCAagcttacattgaaattttggacacttttcttatcccatcaattgaaaggatgtttggggatgatgaaatcatttatcaagagaaTAATGCatgctgccatagagcaaaaagtgtgaaaacattccttgaaaagacacataaggtcaatgtcatggcctgcaaatagtccggatctcaatccaattgaaaatctttggtggaagttgaagaaaatggtccatgacaaggctccaaccttcaAAGcttatctggcaacagcaatcagagaaagttgacgccagattgatgaagagaactgtttgtcactcattaagtctatGCCTCAGAAACTGCAAGCTGttctaaaagccagaggtggtgcaacacaatactagtgatgtattggagggttcttttgtttgtttgtttgtttgtttgttttttcatgattccataattttttttcctcatacttgagtgattccataatttttccccctgtttggccttgaaaagtaactgttactggttagcacattatgttttcatgatatttcttttagtgtttcttaaagccagaaagttgacatttgaaatgactttaattttgatttaaaaaaaaaagcagatcacaggcatggcacaaaactaaacaaCTAAATGAacgtcctcagagccaggtgagtccataattttttttCAGGGCTTGTAGTAAGTGAACCGttctcatcaggtctaagatctgTTTAATAATGTATGCTATTTGTATTACGAAAACTGGCGGCAGATCCACTCCAAGTGTCACCTGAAGTATGATAAGCTGGGTCTTGACTCATATGATCTTTACAGGGAATGGTTTATTCACCTTTACATTTTAGGAAACCtaaaataccttttttttttttttatatatatataaaaaaaaaacccacagaaaacatatattattataatatatatatatatttatatatatatatatataattttttatctgTCCGAATAAATTTGCATTGTTGCCATTACGTATGGGAAAGTTGAAGTGGTCCATCCACGGCGGCCAATAACTGTTCAGCTATTTCAGCTGTGCCTTGTGGTCGTCCTTAGGAAGGAATTTCCAAACATAACAACATTTTTGATATATTTCTGAATTAAACCCTCAAGCCTAATAAAACAATGCTCTGAGCAGTTGCCTGTCCCATTCTGAGATTGACAGTGGAGTATTATGAAACTGTCTGATCCTTCTTACATGCTACACAAATCCATTTACTTGTATCCCATCCGCTGTGAGTGCCCGCAGGCAACTGGAGATTAAAATCCTCAAGCAAATCCATAAATCAGATCACGTTCAAATGTCACAAACCACATCCTCCAACCACCCCACCCACGTGCACCACGCATGCCCAAGCAATGCCGCACATAACTCCTGCTCATAACCCTTTATTACTCACACTGGTAGAGAGGGGGCTCTGTCCTTGCAGCACTATGGGGAGGAGAGGTGGTAGTGTCAGGGGCCTCCTTCTCCCAGTGATTTATGAAGCGGGTAATGAGTTTTCACAGCTTTACTGCCACTTTGTTCTCATCTGAGTCAGTCTCATAAATCGTGAAGACAACAGTTTAACTCTTGACTGCCCAGTTGCACAAAGTATAATTTCTGGGTCCACGGGATCATAAAAATGAAATAAAGCAGGTCATTCACATAGATTAACCCCTTTTATTTTCTATTTCACTGCAGCGTTCATCATCATGATCGTGATGGCACTCATCCGTATCGGCGAAGGCAAAGGGGAAGGTAAACCCCCTATGGCAGATGTCTCTGGGATCCGAAATCTGTTTGGGGTGTGTGTGTATTCCTTCATGTGTCAGCATTCTCTGCCTTCACTGATCACACCTGTGTCCAGGAAGAAACATTTGACCGGACTTGTCCTCCTGGACTATGTGCTGGTCCTGTCTTTCTACAGCCTTCTTTGCTTCACGGCTATATTCTGCTTCTCCTCCGGGAGCCTGATGGACATGTACACTCTGAACTTCAGCGGATGTAGCCCCTTTGTGCCTACAGTGATTGGCTACTTTCTCGGATTATTTCCAGTCTTCACTATCAGCACTAATTTCCCCATCATTGCTGTCACACTGCGAAACAACTGGAGGACTCTTTTTCATCGGGAAGGTGGTACATATCCCTGGCTTGTGGACCGTATTGTGTTTCCACTCATAACGCTGGTGCCACCTATCATTGTGGCATTTTGTACAAACCACCTAGAACTCTTAGTGAGTGTCACGGGTGCCTATGCAGGAAATGGCATCCAATACGTAATTCCAGCGTTTCTCGTGTTCTGCAGTCGCAAAGACTCCGCCCTGGTGTATGGACCCGATAGTAGTAATAAGCACCGGTCTCCTTTTAAACAAGTGGGTTGGGTGTGGTTTGTTCTGCTTTGGGCATTAACCTGCTTTATTTATGTCACTGCCAACATAATCCTAACTGATGTTAACCTGTAAGCATTACAAACCATGATCATCATGGCCTGAGCAAGACGGTTATGTGCAGGACACATGAACGGCACTTGTTTTACTGTATACTGCCGCAAGTTCACTGGGGCTGGCCCCATTCTCACTGGACATATCCTATGCTATTAGGACGACCACAGTTAAGACTGCTTGTTAAGAAGAAATCATAATCATAAACTAATTTTACTAAAGGGATATTTCACCAGGTCAAAAGTTGCCAGTTATTACTTTCATTCTATTCCAGTTTCTCCATTTTTGGTTCTTTAAAATCTGCCATATGGTTACAGAGATACGGGCCTTTTTATTTAATGctaatttttgtttcttttttccaaGGGGGGTGTGACACTCCCCCAGGGAATCTTGAAAGCCTCGTCCGCTTGGTAAAGACCAGAAAAAAtggcactaaataaaaaaaaaaaaaagtccatatctctggaaccatagggcagataaaaaaaataaataaattaaaaataataaataaatacttgGGATCATTAAGCAAAATTGGCCACTTTTGAGCTGATGATAGGTCCTCTTTAACAGTGCCTTGTCTTCTTTCTGGCAAATAATGGGTTCACTACCAGGAAGACATTGCCTGTACTGCACTGGCATGTAAAAGGGATGATTATTGCCTTTATATCAAAAAAGGGAATGCAGGCACACCTTGTGTCGCTGACCGACCTGACCATGGGGCGGTCTGATGCCCGCGGAGTTCCTCTCTCCAACACAAC containing:
- the SLC38A12 gene encoding transmembrane protein 104; amino-acid sequence: MAGEITDTGELYSPFVGLIYMFNLIVGTGALTMPKAFANAGWLISLILIIFLAFMSYMTTTFVVEAMAAANAQLRWKRWEKEEADSSENSDNESLSPDGYENSEIRPILSVQRRSLSDPYEIMERVEMGQMASMFFNKVGVNLFYLCIIIYLYGDLAIYATAVPLSLVQVTCFTGNESCGAHAGEKNDTDPCWGNIRRIDAYRIYLAVFTLFLGPFTFFNVQKTKYLQILTSLMRWIAFIIMIVMALIRIGEGKGEGKPPMADVSGIRNLFGVCVYSFMCQHSLPSLITPVSRKKHLTGLVLLDYVLVLSFYSLLCFTAIFCFSSGSLMDMYTLNFSGCSPFVPTVIGYFLGLFPVFTISTNFPIIAVTLRNNWRTLFHREGGTYPWLVDRIVFPLITLVPPIIVAFCTNHLELLVSVTGAYAGNGIQYVIPAFLVFCSRKDSALVYGPDSSNKHRSPFKQVGWVWFVLLWALTCFIYVTANIILTDVNL